The following nucleotide sequence is from Rhizoctonia solani chromosome 15, complete sequence.
AATCATTTCGGCAATTGGTCGGCTGACCCGATTGTGCCTGGACATCACACTGCATTGCTGAGCCTCCTCTCGAATCGTCCTCTTTCTTACATTGTTGGCCTTCGGCCGAGATGGTTATTTCTTGGCTATTTGTATAACGTGCCTGACCCCTAGCCTGTACTACCTTCCCTTGACTAACAGGTTCTCGCTAGTATGTTTCGAGTTTTGGCGCCCTTGTTGTGATGTACCTGGTCGGCTATCGATGCGCGATTGAAGGCAACTAATCCAGATAGAATAAAATAAAACTTAGTCCGTTTGATAAGTTACACTAGAACTCCGCTCCAGAAACGTATTCGATGTGAATTTCGGCTCAGAACCTTCTGACCAAAAAGCTGTACTCGCTATATCGCAACGTTGGCACTGCACTGCATGAGCCTAAGTATCAGATGGTTAGCGCTGGCCTCAGCTCTTGGCAGGGGTATTGGTTTATATCCTCACCGCTGCCTTGAGTTAGAGACTCTTGGGTATATACGTATAAATGAGGCGGTCTGACTGACCAAATTCACAAGAACCGACATCCGCGGCCCAAAGGAGTTAGTGTTCTGAGGTATGTGACGTTTGAGCCTCCAGTGCACTTCCTATAATAAAATACTCATTATACTCATACGCTAGTAAATAACATGGACCGAGCCCAAATTTCGACATCAAACGATGATCGCCATGAACTCGATAATGAAGCTCGGCTCGATGTGTCCAGCTCTCAAAAGGAAGGAATCTGGCTATCAACATACCCAGAACGCCGCTCTACTAAAACTGAGAAATATCTCACTTGGCTCCGACTTTTGTGGCCCATATTACTCCATGCAATCTTGACTACTATGATCGTTCTATTCCTCCTCGTATACGTCAACCATCGTACTTTTAACATTTCCGAACGACGGCCAACCGTTAAACTTCACGATGGTACTCTGATAAGATGGGAGTTTTCAGCCCTCCTTCAATCCGATATAACAACCCTACTCTCGGTCCTTATCTCTGTCCTTCGCCTTGTCACCTCCTGTTGGCTAGGTCCCCTATGCTGGCGTTGTGCCTTCATTTTGATGGAAAAATACGGGCTTAAGCCCAGACAGCTTCGCCTCCTGGTCTCTTACGGTGTACCCACAGCTCCTCTTCAAGGACAAGTTAAGGAAGGAAAAAAGATCAGATGGATAATGTGCTTCATACTTGTTACAACAATTCCCTTACAACTTGCAGCTCCGGTCATCAATGGTTCTGTGACTTGGATCACTGCAAATCACCGTCCGCATCATTTACTTAATCAATCAATCCCCGTATTACACTACAACGGGGATCATGAACAATGGCGCCTTTGGACAGACAATTTAGGCTATCGCAGACAAACGGGTCAAACAGCGGCCAGTTTTGACCTTCTCACCTGGAGGTGGGAAACAGAACACAGTGGTCTGCGAAGATATTTACCTGGGATTCAACTACAAATCAATAATACACTTACCAATATCACGTTGCCGTACTTCTCTGTTCGGTCTATTGAGTGGGTTAGTAACCCACAAAACCTCATGGGAGAAGGCAAAGTCAACGTCGAGGATTTTATATGTTCCATGATCAATGTTACGGGTGAATTATGTCGCCAACCTCGCTATGGGCCTATCCTCATACCAGGCACCCCATGGTCTAACCAAATCATGCCCAACCCACTGGTAGTTTCTAAGAGACAATTGGTGGTGGAGTATGTGGGGTCAAGATATCGATATTCTAGTAGACCACATGGCTGTCTCTACGTCAAAGAGCAAAACAAAATAGGACCTGATCATGCTATTTATGTCGATCCTGCAGAAGTGTGTTATCAGTTCGCCTGGGTCCACTATACTGCCGGTATCAGCACTTGTTATGATTGTCTGGTTTCATCACATCGTACCGTTCGAAACAGCACTTTCCAATCTGTGAATCCAGATACCTTGACAGAAACTGCTTTGAGACTGGCACCCGAAATTGTGGGCCTAGTTGAAAGTATGATGTATATGGAAAAGGAATCTGTGTGGAGTAGCCCTGAGGACCGTATCGTGGGATTACTTACCCGCTCTTATGCTGCATCCTGGATGGCCCTCACAGGGGCTTTATGGAATGTACAATTCAACACAACCTACTCCATCTCGGCTCCCGCATCGCAGGCTTTAGTAGATATACGACGCATTTACATGTGGCTCGGCCTGCAGTTCCTCGCCACGCTATCAGGATTACTCTTCACTTTTATTCAATCACGCTCAGCTACGCTGGTTATATTTGACACTGCGTTGACCGCATTTTATCTGGACACAAGCGCGGTATATAAAGCTGACAGATATCATGAAGTTCCCCAGATACGGCAAGTGGAGTTGGAAGAAGATCGCTTGTGGCTTAAAGATCAGTAAAGGTTCGAATAAGTATCACTTATTCACTCTCCCAAAGAAAATGCAAAAGCATTCATTCGTCTTCTTTGTATGCTTATCATGTGTACGCGCACCTTTATAATACCACATTAGTACGTGCATTCTAGCCGAACCGGATGTACTTAACATTGAGCACGTACGAAATGGCGCTGAATGAGATGTATATCGAACGCGACGTCGATGCCACGGTGACGTGATAAGAATCCTGCCATATATATTCATTTTGCGTTCTACTTAGAACAAGATTAGTGGCAGGTTGTGAGAAATGATACTCAGGGAAACACGCGTCATAATGAGGTAGATGGCTTTGAGTGGCTATGTCGGCGCCTACAATAGGATCAACTTTAAAGCTTGGGTGGTTTATTACTACGGACTGGTTCGCGACCAAATTTGCTGTTTATTCTCGTAATTGCCACAAGCCCGATAGGGGGAGATCCTTGAGGCGTTACAAGCTCATAGGGGGAAAATATTTGTTCACTCGGGCTCGTCGAGAACCCCATTATAAGATAAGTACATGCATGGGGGATTTGGGGATAGGTGGTAAGATGTATGCGAATGACATGGGTCAGTAGCACGTGCAAATTATGCTGAGAATGATACTTACATCGACGAATATGATAGGTCTCTGGCTCCTCTTCTTGACAATCTATTCACATTCAGGGGTCTCAATAGTCATTAACCCTACGTTGGCTGCATCTATCCAGGTAAGTGATTACAGTAAACCCTTCGTTCGCTTTATCTCCCGACCTTTCTTTCCTTGTCTAGTGCCTATGCACATGAAAATAGGCAGCCTAATACTTCCAGGTGTTAGTTGAGAGACTGAGGACGGAATCGGTGCATTTTAGCAGGGTGATGTTGAGGATATCCTCATTTGTCGGCTTGGGAATCTCTTAATCTCatatctttttttttacgCTATCTTCTGCCACCAGCTTCAAAAaaatattaataatatagtTCCGTAAAGAAAAAAAACATGAGTCGTTCAGGATCGGATAGTGAATTACGAAGCTGTTGCAGGCAGTCGGGGATTATGCAGTATTCAAACTGACGACAGCTTAAGCTTTTGTGATGAAGTGCTAAGTCAACAGCTTTCAGAAGGAGAACCATCTCAACATCTTATACACGAAACGAATCATGAACAAATAACCTGAGGATTGAAGTTGTACAAGGGTGGAGGTTTTATATACAATACAAACAAAACAGAAGTGCGTGCGTTGCGTTTACGTGCTGCTCAAATTGCAATTCAAAAGAAATCGACAGCGGAGACAATATGCAGCAGATGGAGAGTCAAAGTCGTCGGGACGAGACGAGAGAGGGTACACAAAATAATAAAAAAGAGCAAAAAAAACGCAAAGAGTAAGTCAGCGCGGGCTGGATAACAAAGTAGAATAAGAATTGGGTAAGGGATGTTCCAAGGATTTTTATATCCTCAGCTCTCTGAATCCTCTCACATCCAACCGACCAGTTCCGTTGTCCAACCACTCGCCGGTCCCCAGATCCCGCACCTTCCCAGCATCTCGATACGCCTTTGTAGCAGACCTCGTTTCTCTCTTTGGAGCCTCGGACGTGCCACCAGTGCTGGCTCTACTCTTTGCCGTTCCCGTCATACCCACACTCTGTCGCCCGCGTTGTTGTGTACTCGACCGAGCTTTTGGAACTCCGAGCGACTTCCGTTTTCCCTTGGTGAGTTTAGGTTCCAGTTCGGGTTCAgatggaggtggaggtggtggggCGTCAGAAATGAATGACCCAGACTCGGCGGACACGCTGCTCGATACGCCAGCAGCAAATTCAGACTCCTCATCTTCCTCATGCTCGCCGTCGTCTTCTGGGGGTGTAACAGTGATAGTTCCCCGTCTATTCCTTTTCCTAATTTCagtttcctcttcctcttcatcgtCTTCGTCTATTGCTCGTTTGGGACTCCGACTTGGCGGAGGCGATAGAGAGTCGGAGGGTGTAGGCGGACGCGATTGTTGCGACTGTTTGGACAATGGCGCCGACTTCATGGATTGTGATTGAAGCTGTTGTTTGGCGCTGCGTTTGGTGGCAGCTTGGGAGGGTGGTGGAGAAGGAAGAGAGGATGTATCGGGCTCTGGGACTTCGCAGACATTAGGCATGCCTTGATGCGGGCCTGTAAGATTTCGTACAGAGGAAAAGTGCTCCCAATCATGATAGCTACGAGTAGTACGTGTTAAGATACGGTTGATGGGGAAATGGCAGCACGCACGCAACGTAAACTGTGGCCGGGAAGGGAGCACCCCCATCCTCCTCATCGTCTTCGTCATGATCCTCGTTAGCGGCTTTCtcggccttcttcttctttagTCTCTCCTTTTTTCCTTTCCTCCTTTCCTTAGAGCTTGTTATGCCAGCTTCGTCTGCCGCTGCCGAACTTGCGCCAGGATCGAAAATGTCGGTCTTTGCACCCTCGATCACATACACCAACCCGGGCTGAACAACCTTGACGTTGACAACTTTCAACTGAGCAAACGCCGTCAACTCCAGGTGACCACCATATGTTCCATTATTCCTCATTGTGGAAATGTGCTGGTCCCAGCTCCGATCATCATCAACAAATGCCTCAAAACGCTCCTTATGCGCAGCCATAAACGCACAAATCTCTTTTCGCAACGTAAGATGTTCATTCGGGGTTCCGTAGATCTAGGGGTCGTCAAGCACGTTGTTGTAACAGACAAGTTAAGAAACGGCTTACCTGGTCACTCAGCGCTCGGAACAAACAGTTTCCGTCGCCCAATGTTGGAGCCGCGTAGAGTCCCATCGAACGCAATTGGGTAGTGAGTTCAGCTGTGTTGGCGGCGGGATCATGGAGCTACGTCAGGCCCAACGTTACCGGAAGCAAATTCCATATGGGGGAGTCGTTAGCGGTGATATCGCTCTGCGATCTAAGCTATTGCTGCTCACCTTCCCGCGCTGACCGCGTGTTCGTGGCCGCGCTGAATCGATGTAACAGGAAAAATCAGAATTTGTTCTCTACGCAAGCCACGCTGCCTAATTCAACACAGCCCCCCAAACGAGTGCATAGAGCAAGGAGCCACGTccaacacatacagtcacgCACACCTAACGAACCGATTGCTTACATGCATTAACAGGCACCCGCGCCTTTCTCTCCTTGCGCAGTGTGTTCCCTTTCGCCATCGAGGTTAGTGGGATCCAAAAGTGTGGTATCTAGCAACGAATGATAAGAGTAACGAGAGCTAGAGTCAAACGCCAATTGAAGGTATTATAGTTCAGATTATTACTGAGCCTAACCCAGAGTACAGATTCAGGTGCGGGAATAACAGTCAGACGCGGGGCCGGGGAAGGGGAGGCAACCATCCACGTGATGGCACAGCCACACCCGCCGGCGGCTAGCCTTGTTGGAGCATCCCGGACCCGATACCTTCTCAGTTGGGTTTAGTGCCCTTGGTACGCGTTGGATGGGCGTGTCTAGGATCACGAGCTGCTGCTTTACCTCACTACTTGGAAAGACTAAGTCCCGTGGGTGTTTGCATGACTGGCTTGACGCCCATGTGTATGGTAATCTGCGATGTTGGTCTGAATGAAAACGTTCTGCTTCACTATTCCCGGCGCTGAGTCATACCTTGTATACAACGAAATTTGGCTAATATTCAGCCGGGGTAAGTTTATTTACATATATACCGCAATCCTCGTTTCTGTATGATTGTTAAATCATAACCAGTATGACTATATTTCGCTGGCACTGCTCACTATCGATATCTTTCGCACATACACTTGTAAGTTCGAGGGTAACTAAGTGCTGAACTAAGAACGCATAAACGCGTGGACTTTCAACATAAGCGATCGGTTGAGTTAGCCAGTTTCCCGCTTCAAGAACGAGTATTGGTATATAAAATCTTGGGGGAAGTTAGTAGGCTGTGGTCCGCTTGCGATGCTTTAGATGAAGTAAACCGACATGTATGCGCACGTATCCATCTCACTATCATGCAAGAACATGACGGGAGCTGAAGGATTTGGGCATAAATGCAGTGAGTTTATCAGTTTGGTTGACTGCCGGGAGAACAATCTTGGGAAATAGCTGGGAGATACATCGTGTTTGTAAAACGTCTTGTCAGATGCCAACCCCGGCGAGTTTTAGGTCGGACGACAGGGTAGAGCTTTTTTGTCGATAAATCTTTGAAACCATGTTTCGTCCAATCATAAATATTCGACACTATCAAGCTAGCTCATAGAAAGAACAAGTCTGCCTCGGAAGACCAGCTTTGTGTGTATTTAAAACTTGTTGACTGTATGTAGTGTGTGCCAACAAACTACAACTTAACTGCCAGATATACAGTATTATCTTCGCTCACACCACGAGTGTCCTTGGAAACCTGGGAGAGAGCTACCTTCCATCCGAGCTCCACTAAGTGACATGAGTGCGACTTCCCTTGTTCACAATGTCCAACTAGCGGTCAACATTCTGATGAATCTAGACGTAGACGTGCGCGGCTGTTCGTTGGATTGGCCTACAGACCATGTCAAAAACCATGATTTCGAAGCACCACTCGATGCCCCCGACGGTGTCACGTCACATCCTCCCATATACTTGAGACTTATCGTATCATAGGCAGGTAGTCTGACCCGATGCTCTTCATGCCAATATGATCTATCCTTAGATCTGGGCCCGGATAAATATCCGACAGAGACCCAAATACATAGCTGACATCACTTAATGAGCTGGGATTGACTTAGAACCGTTACTCAGCCTGCGGAAGACTAAAATGGCGATGGCCGGAAGTTAGCAGTACCAGACTGCGGCAGGTGACCCATGCCAAATTCTCGGCAGGGCTCCATAGGCCGTCAGTCTTGCGTAGCGTGGCTTCAGTAGCCCTCTATTGATACGTTACGTCGAGTCGTTCGCTTGAACAAGGTAGACCTGTCCGCGGAGGTATGGGTGATTTACGGCGTCAACTTGGGATTTGTATctccttatcatgggtgGTATTGTGGCCGAGCTGTGCTACCGCGAGATGGTGGAAGAATATACAGCTGGTTTAGCTTGGTGAACTGGGGCCTTGGATAATTTTTGATTGAATCATAGGAGAAGGTTCAACGATTATCTGATAATGAATAAGAGCAAGGGTGAGGAAAGTGAACATATACAAGACAACCCCTAGAGCCAGATTATCTGTAGTCTTCGGGTACACGGTGCATATTACCGCTTCCAGTGTATATAACGACTGGTGTCACTTGATGCATAATACAACTACGTATATGCGTGGGGCGGTGCCTGTTGCTTGATGTATTGATATTTGAGGCTCTTTGGCATGTAAAGTCATAGGAAATGCAGTTGTGTAGTTGAACTTAGCCTAAGCAAAGGCGGGTCTACGGCTGAATACAGTATCCAGGTCTGAACAAAGTTGCCAAGGCGAGAAGTTCGAGTCACGGACTTTGAAGAAGTAATTCATATCTTATCGATCCCACCTCTCTCCCCAAGACATGAATATCAGTTCTAATTCTTGGTTGACAATACTTGCTAATTAGAGTTATGAGTGCACCTAAGTCACTCTCGAACCAAAGGCACCCATATGTAAAAGGTTCTTGTTCCGATCCTACCCGTTTCATGAGTCTCACGTACGCGATCGCGAAGTACGAAAGGCAAATCGCACAATTTTTAATTATGGAGAAGATGATGCGTGATTAATTTGAATGAGTCACGTATAGACATGTACTGGGCTGTTCCTTGAACACTATGAAAACAATAAAGTATGACAAAAATGCTACGCCGCGACGTACACGGTAAGCAATGGCTAGTTGGGCCAATGGGCGCGGGCGGTCCCAGAGCTACAGTGATGAGTTTGATCTGTGCAAGCCAGGTTGTCTTGGCATTATCGACGTTGTCGCCCTCGTCGCTTGTTTGCTCATTTGTTTGGCCGAAGCAAAGAAAGGGGTTTTTATTTGTACTCATTTTAGACTGCTCTTCTTAAGCGAGCTCACATGCAAGGCTGTGTCACCAGCAGGCTAAGTCCACCAGACTAGCATGATTTGAAACAAAAGTCCCACACTTGAGATTATGAGATTACAAGGTTTGGAGCATGCCGGCTTAGTCATATACAGTGAGGTCACGCATGATAAATCGAACCACCACCATTCGAAAACACCCGTCTCGcgtaccttggcatattcaCATTCATGGTCATGAGCACACTTCCCGAGACCTAAAATACCGATGCAGGAGCTGAAACGCTAGGATTGGTTTATGGGCAAAATGAAATGAAGCTCTTGACGATGTGAAGGAGCAGCCTGTCGCAAATTATCGAGGGGATTTGTCTGCTGATGGAGTTCAAATATGACCTGCTATGGGTTCTCCCTGTAAACCCCCGCATGCGATGTCCAACATGAGCTCAAGTGTTCTGGTGCGTCTGCTATTGTAGACTCGAGCTCGTTAGCTGACAACTTGACCTCCAGTCGTTTCCAGCCTCTTCACACGCAGTCATCAATGGCTCGTTCTACCGAGACCCCTCGTACTCCCTGTGGTCAACTGTCTATGTCAACGCCTCGGGAAACGTGACGACGTCTGGTCCTTTTACGTACCCGAACGCATCGACGTCGTTTGTTGCATCCGTATCAGACTTCTATGACGTTGTAGGCGACGGTGCAAGTCTGGAGGTTGTCGCACGGGCCGAGTATGCTGCGTTCCATGAAGGTGAGAGGTAGTCTGTTCTCACAGTAAGCGGTGATGATGTTGACTCTATTTTCTATTCTCAGCGGGGGTGTATATCTCATCCACGAACGAAGTGTATTTTACATCCAACAAGCTCAACACCACGAATGCAACCGAATACAGATTCCCCAGCTACGGCCAATTCAGCAAGATTTCACTGACTCCATCCCCGAACGGAACATACGAGTGGTCGACGCTCCTTCTACCTTCCGACCAACTTGTCATGCCCAATGGCGGGACTGCTTACAATGGCCAAGTACTGATGGCAGCTCAAGGATATGGACTGGACGTCGCTAGCTCGCTGGTGCTTGTTGATCCTGCAACGGGCAAGGGGAGAACGCTTGTGAACAACTTTTACGGAAGGGTGTTTAACTCCATCAACGACGTGGCCGTGGTGTTCGCCAACCGAGCCGTGGACGAGCAATGGGTATTCTTTACTGGTATGTCAGTGCTAGCCGCTCTGTTTATCTTTGGGCTGACGGTGCGCAGATCCTCCGTACGGATACTTCCAGGGGTTCAAGCCCTACCCTTCACTTCCCGCTCAGGTATACGCCTTCCACCCACCGACAGGTACGATTCGGGTGGTTGCGGATGGGTTCGAGAGACCAAACGGGGTACAGTTTAGCGAGGACTACAAGACGTGCTATATCTCGGACACGGGCTTCATCAGTGCGGTTGCTGGGGATCCACATCCAGCGGATGGCAGACGTCCTGGAACTATGTGAGGACTGAGAACTGTTACTCATTTAGAGAATTGAGGCTGACGAAAGAAACATGGCAGATACGCGTATGACGTTGTGGCCCCACCTGAAGGCGCGGACCCAAAGCTTGTGCCGCCAACGCTGACGAACCGGCGGGTGTTTGCGTTTGCGGATAGTGGAATGCCAGACGGGATCAAGGTCGACACGGCAGGAAACGTGTATGCGGGATGTTTTGATGGTGTTCACGTAGGTCTTTGCTTCTTTGCCGCCTTTTGATCCCAGTGATGTATGAAATTGATAGGTGTGGAACAAACATGGAGCACTGCTGGGAAAGATACTGCTTGGTCTGGACGAGCTGACGGAAACGAGCGATGGAGTGACAGGAAAAGGATGCTCGAA
It contains:
- a CDS encoding SMP-30/gluconolaconase/LRE-like region protein — protein: MSNMSSSVLSFPASSHAVINGSFYRDPSYSLWSTVYVNASGNVTTSGPFTYPNASTSFVASVSDFYDVVGDGASLEVVARAEYAAFHEAGVYISSTNEVYFTSNKLNTTNATEYRFPSYGQFSKISLTPSPNGTYEWSTLLLPSDQLVMPNGGTAYNGQVLMAAQGYGLDVASSLVLVDPATGKGRTLVNNFYGRVFNSINDVAVVFANRAVDEQWVFFTDPPYGYFQGFKPYPSLPAQVYAFHPPTGTIRVVADGFERPNGVQFSEDYKTCYISDTGFISAVAGDPHPADGRRPGTIYAYDVVAPPEGADPKLVPPTLTNRRVFAFADSGMPDGIKVDTAGNVYAGCFDGVHVWNKHGALLGKILLGLDELTETSDGVTGKGCSNLVFVPGGLLMFSEDRMYLAKIKAKGALLA
- a CDS encoding OTU-like cysteine protease codes for the protein MAKGNTLRKERKARVPVNASRPRTRGQRGKLHDPAANTAELTTQLRSMGLYAAPTLGDGNCLFRALSDQIYGTPNEHLTLRKEICAFMAAHKERFEAFVDDDRSWDQHISTMRNNGTYGGHLELTAFAQLKVVNVKVVQPGLVYVIEGAKTDIFDPGASSAAADEAGITSSKERRKGKKERLKKKKAEKAANEDHDEDDEEDGGAPFPATVYVAYHDWEHFSSVRNLTGPHQGMPNVCEVPEPDTSSLPSPPPSQAATKRSAKQQLQSQSMKSAPLSKQSQQSRPPTPSDSLSPPPSRSPKRAIDEDDEEEEETEIRKRNRRGTITVTPPEDDGEHEEDEESEFAAGVSSSVSAESGSFISDAPPPPPPSEPELEPKLTKGKRKSLGVPKARSSTQQRGRQSVGMTGTAKSRASTGGTSEAPKRETRSATKAYRDAGKVRDLGTGEWLDNGTGRLDVRGFRELRI